A portion of the Amia ocellicauda isolate fAmiCal2 chromosome 22, fAmiCal2.hap1, whole genome shotgun sequence genome contains these proteins:
- the sppl2 gene encoding signal peptide peptidase-like 2 isoform X2 — MRDEIALVLGAILVKQVLGEYGMAHFSDKEKSQGKDYCIFFNSQWARLPQDLNKASRLQIHDLTASVLCSPSEVPEGGFTNRILMVLRGNCTFYEKVRLAQINGARGLLIVSRDRLTPPVGNRSQYEEIDIPVALLSYTDMLDISKTFGKGGEVALYAPNEPVLDYNMVIIFLMAVGTVAIGGYWAGSRDIKKRYMKHKRDDSTEKQDEETVDVTPIMIGVFVVMCCSMLVLLYYFYDQLVYMIIGIFCMAASIGLYSCLSPFVRRIPFGKCRIPENNLPYCHKRPQVRMLLLSVFCVGVSLTWGVFRNEDQWAWVLQDTLGIAFCLYMLKTIRLPTFKACTLLLVVLFVYDVFFVFITPFFTSSGESIMVEVAAGPSDSSTHEKLPMVLKVPRLNSSPLALCDRPFSLLGFGDILVPGQLVVYCHRFDIQMQSSRIYFVACTIAYGIGLLITFVALAMMEMGQPALLYLVPCTLLTSLAVALWRRELPMFWTGSGFADVQPPLVIAPINCTQSPEPSTNPKLQAAEATNQSEDPPPQEEVPLKEEASQLE; from the exons GACTACTGCATCTTCTTCAACTCCCAGTGGGCACGCCTACCTCAGGACCTCAACAAAGCG TCCCGGCTCCAGATTCATGACCTGACCGCCTCGGTGCTGTGCTCCCCCTCGGAGGTTCCCGAGGGGGGCTTCACAAACCGCATCCTCATGGTGCTCAGGGGGAACTGCACCTTCTACGAGAAGGTCAGGCTGGCCCAGATCAACGGGGCCCGGGGCCTGCTCATCGTCAGCAGGGACCGGCTG ACCCCCCCTGTAGGGAACAGGAGCCAGTATGAGGAGATCGACATCCCTGTGGCACTGCTGAGCTACACGGACATGCTGGACATCAGCAAG ACCTTTGGGAAGGGTGGAGAAGTTGCCCTGTATGCCCCCAACGAGCCAGTCCTGGACTACAACATGGTGATCATCTTCCTCATGGCGGTGGGCACCGTGGCAATCGGAGGCTACTGGGCTGGCAGCCGGGACATCAAGAA GCGCTACATGAAGCACAAGCGGGATGACAGTACGGAGAAGCAGGACGAGGAGACGGTGGATGTGACCCCCATCATGATCGGCGTGTTCGTGGTCATGTGCTGCTCCATGCTGGTGCTCCTCTACTACTTCTACGATCAACTAG TGTACATGATCATCGGGATATTCTGCATGGCGGCCTCCATTGGTCTCTACAGCTGTCTGTCGCCCTTTGTACGGAGGATCCCCTTTGGGAAGTGTAG AATCCCTGAAAATAACCTGCCCTACTGCCACAAGAGGCCCCAGGTGCGAATGCTGTTGCTGAGTGTGTTCTGTGTGGGGGTCAGTCTTACCTGGGGTGTCTTTCGGAACGAAGACCA GTGGGCCTGGGTGCTGCAGGACACACTGGGAATAGCCTTCTGTCTGTACATGCTCAAAACCATCAGGTTACCCACTTTCAAG GCCTGCACTTTGTTGCTGGTGGTGCTGTTCGTCTATGATGTCttctttgtatttattactcCGTTTTTCACATCG AGTGGCGAGAGTATCATGGTTGAGGTCGCGGCTGGTCCGTCAGATTCCTCCACTCATGAAAAG CTGCCCATGGTGCTGAAAGTCCCACGGCTAAACTCCTCCCCTCTGGCTCTGTGTGACCGTCCGTTCTCCCTCTTGGGGTTTGGGGACATCCTAGTGCCAG GGCAGCTGGTGGTCTACTGTCACAGGTTTGACATCCAGATGCAGTCCTCCAGGATCTATTTCGTGGCCTGCACCATAG CCTATGGCATTGGTCTGCTCATCACTTTTGTGGCCCTGGCTATGATGGAGATGGGGCAGCCAGCCCTGTTATACCTGGTGCCTTGCACTCTGCTCACGAGCCTGGCGGTGGCACTGTGGCGCCGAGAGCTGCCCATGTTCTGGACGGGAAGTGGCTTTGCG GATGTCCAGCCTCCCTTAGTCATCGCGCCCATCAACTGCACTCAATCTCCAGAACCATCCACCAATCCCAAGCTACAGGCCGCCGAAGCCACCAATCAGAGTGAGGACCCGCCTCCCCAGGAGGAGGTACCACTCAAAGAGGAGGCCAGCCAATTGGAATAG
- the sppl2 gene encoding signal peptide peptidase-like 2 isoform X1 translates to MRDEIALVLGAILVKQVLGEYGMAHFSDKEKSQGKDYCIFFNSQWARLPQDLNKASRLQIHDLTASVLCSPSEVPEGGFTNRILMVLRGNCTFYEKVRLAQINGARGLLIVSRDRLTPPVGNRSQYEEIDIPVALLSYTDMLDISKTFGKGGEVALYAPNEPVLDYNMVIIFLMAVGTVAIGGYWAGSRDIKKRYMKHKRDDSTEKQDEETVDVTPIMIGVFVVMCCSMLVLLYYFYDQLVYMIIGIFCMAASIGLYSCLSPFVRRIPFGKCRIPENNLPYCHKRPQVRMLLLSVFCVGVSLTWGVFRNEDQWAWVLQDTLGIAFCLYMLKTIRLPTFKACTLLLVVLFVYDVFFVFITPFFTSSGESIMVEVAAGPSDSSTHEKLPMVLKVPRLNSSPLALCDRPFSLLGFGDILVPGQLVVYCHRFDIQMQSSRIYFVACTIAYGIGLLITFVALAMMEMGQPALLYLVPCTLLTSLAVALWRRELPMFWTGSGFAKDVQPPLVIAPINCTQSPEPSTNPKLQAAEATNQSEDPPPQEEVPLKEEASQLE, encoded by the exons GACTACTGCATCTTCTTCAACTCCCAGTGGGCACGCCTACCTCAGGACCTCAACAAAGCG TCCCGGCTCCAGATTCATGACCTGACCGCCTCGGTGCTGTGCTCCCCCTCGGAGGTTCCCGAGGGGGGCTTCACAAACCGCATCCTCATGGTGCTCAGGGGGAACTGCACCTTCTACGAGAAGGTCAGGCTGGCCCAGATCAACGGGGCCCGGGGCCTGCTCATCGTCAGCAGGGACCGGCTG ACCCCCCCTGTAGGGAACAGGAGCCAGTATGAGGAGATCGACATCCCTGTGGCACTGCTGAGCTACACGGACATGCTGGACATCAGCAAG ACCTTTGGGAAGGGTGGAGAAGTTGCCCTGTATGCCCCCAACGAGCCAGTCCTGGACTACAACATGGTGATCATCTTCCTCATGGCGGTGGGCACCGTGGCAATCGGAGGCTACTGGGCTGGCAGCCGGGACATCAAGAA GCGCTACATGAAGCACAAGCGGGATGACAGTACGGAGAAGCAGGACGAGGAGACGGTGGATGTGACCCCCATCATGATCGGCGTGTTCGTGGTCATGTGCTGCTCCATGCTGGTGCTCCTCTACTACTTCTACGATCAACTAG TGTACATGATCATCGGGATATTCTGCATGGCGGCCTCCATTGGTCTCTACAGCTGTCTGTCGCCCTTTGTACGGAGGATCCCCTTTGGGAAGTGTAG AATCCCTGAAAATAACCTGCCCTACTGCCACAAGAGGCCCCAGGTGCGAATGCTGTTGCTGAGTGTGTTCTGTGTGGGGGTCAGTCTTACCTGGGGTGTCTTTCGGAACGAAGACCA GTGGGCCTGGGTGCTGCAGGACACACTGGGAATAGCCTTCTGTCTGTACATGCTCAAAACCATCAGGTTACCCACTTTCAAG GCCTGCACTTTGTTGCTGGTGGTGCTGTTCGTCTATGATGTCttctttgtatttattactcCGTTTTTCACATCG AGTGGCGAGAGTATCATGGTTGAGGTCGCGGCTGGTCCGTCAGATTCCTCCACTCATGAAAAG CTGCCCATGGTGCTGAAAGTCCCACGGCTAAACTCCTCCCCTCTGGCTCTGTGTGACCGTCCGTTCTCCCTCTTGGGGTTTGGGGACATCCTAGTGCCAG GGCAGCTGGTGGTCTACTGTCACAGGTTTGACATCCAGATGCAGTCCTCCAGGATCTATTTCGTGGCCTGCACCATAG CCTATGGCATTGGTCTGCTCATCACTTTTGTGGCCCTGGCTATGATGGAGATGGGGCAGCCAGCCCTGTTATACCTGGTGCCTTGCACTCTGCTCACGAGCCTGGCGGTGGCACTGTGGCGCCGAGAGCTGCCCATGTTCTGGACGGGAAGTGGCTTTGCG AAGGATGTCCAGCCTCCCTTAGTCATCGCGCCCATCAACTGCACTCAATCTCCAGAACCATCCACCAATCCCAAGCTACAGGCCGCCGAAGCCACCAATCAGAGTGAGGACCCGCCTCCCCAGGAGGAGGTACCACTCAAAGAGGAGGCCAGCCAATTGGAATAG
- the sppl2 gene encoding signal peptide peptidase-like 2 isoform X3, whose product MRDEIALVLGAILVKQVLGEYGMAHFSDKEKSQGKDYCIFFNSQWARLPQDLNKASRLQIHDLTASVLCSPSEVPEGGFTNRILMVLRGNCTFYEKVRLAQINGARGLLIVSRDRLTPPVGNRSQYEEIDIPVALLSYTDMLDISKTFGKGGEVALYAPNEPVLDYNMVIIFLMAVGTVAIGGYWAGSRDIKKRYMKHKRDDSTEKQDEETVDVTPIMIGVFVVMCCSMLVLLYYFYDQLVYMIIGIFCMAASIGLYSCLSPFVRRIPFGKCRIPENNLPYCHKRPQVRMLLLSVFCVGVSLTWGVFRNEDQWAWVLQDTLGIAFCLYMLKTIRLPTFKACTLLLVVLFVYDVFFVFITPFFTSSGESIMVEVAAGPSDSSTHEKLPMVLKVPRLNSSPLALCDRPFSLLGFGDILVPGQLVVYCHRFDIQMQSSRIYFVACTIAYGIGLLITFVALAMMEMGQPALLYLVPCTLLTSLAVALWRRELPMFWTGSGFAVNTSLI is encoded by the exons GACTACTGCATCTTCTTCAACTCCCAGTGGGCACGCCTACCTCAGGACCTCAACAAAGCG TCCCGGCTCCAGATTCATGACCTGACCGCCTCGGTGCTGTGCTCCCCCTCGGAGGTTCCCGAGGGGGGCTTCACAAACCGCATCCTCATGGTGCTCAGGGGGAACTGCACCTTCTACGAGAAGGTCAGGCTGGCCCAGATCAACGGGGCCCGGGGCCTGCTCATCGTCAGCAGGGACCGGCTG ACCCCCCCTGTAGGGAACAGGAGCCAGTATGAGGAGATCGACATCCCTGTGGCACTGCTGAGCTACACGGACATGCTGGACATCAGCAAG ACCTTTGGGAAGGGTGGAGAAGTTGCCCTGTATGCCCCCAACGAGCCAGTCCTGGACTACAACATGGTGATCATCTTCCTCATGGCGGTGGGCACCGTGGCAATCGGAGGCTACTGGGCTGGCAGCCGGGACATCAAGAA GCGCTACATGAAGCACAAGCGGGATGACAGTACGGAGAAGCAGGACGAGGAGACGGTGGATGTGACCCCCATCATGATCGGCGTGTTCGTGGTCATGTGCTGCTCCATGCTGGTGCTCCTCTACTACTTCTACGATCAACTAG TGTACATGATCATCGGGATATTCTGCATGGCGGCCTCCATTGGTCTCTACAGCTGTCTGTCGCCCTTTGTACGGAGGATCCCCTTTGGGAAGTGTAG AATCCCTGAAAATAACCTGCCCTACTGCCACAAGAGGCCCCAGGTGCGAATGCTGTTGCTGAGTGTGTTCTGTGTGGGGGTCAGTCTTACCTGGGGTGTCTTTCGGAACGAAGACCA GTGGGCCTGGGTGCTGCAGGACACACTGGGAATAGCCTTCTGTCTGTACATGCTCAAAACCATCAGGTTACCCACTTTCAAG GCCTGCACTTTGTTGCTGGTGGTGCTGTTCGTCTATGATGTCttctttgtatttattactcCGTTTTTCACATCG AGTGGCGAGAGTATCATGGTTGAGGTCGCGGCTGGTCCGTCAGATTCCTCCACTCATGAAAAG CTGCCCATGGTGCTGAAAGTCCCACGGCTAAACTCCTCCCCTCTGGCTCTGTGTGACCGTCCGTTCTCCCTCTTGGGGTTTGGGGACATCCTAGTGCCAG GGCAGCTGGTGGTCTACTGTCACAGGTTTGACATCCAGATGCAGTCCTCCAGGATCTATTTCGTGGCCTGCACCATAG CCTATGGCATTGGTCTGCTCATCACTTTTGTGGCCCTGGCTATGATGGAGATGGGGCAGCCAGCCCTGTTATACCTGGTGCCTTGCACTCTGCTCACGAGCCTGGCGGTGGCACTGTGGCGCCGAGAGCTGCCCATGTTCTGGACGGGAAGTGGCTTTGCGGTGAATACCAGTTTGATATGA